From Meiothermus sp., a single genomic window includes:
- a CDS encoding CCA tRNA nucleotidyltransferase, giving the protein MDPKQVMQKLSFLPDLHMVGGAVRDILLGLKPEDLDFATSAPPEEVMRQAKAHGLAAIPTGVEHGTVTVLIDHHPYEVTTFRRDVETFGRKARVAWGQSIEEDLARRDFTIGAIAMNLEGQVIDPYGGQRDIEAKVLRAVGDPAQRFREDYLRVIRAGRFASRYGFEIEPKTLQAAREAAPEVLSHVAIERVTAEFNKAFQNGIPSRFVRYLYDLEILQRLIPEFEDTHLLLQNPRWHPEGDVLTHVLQVVDRAPPPIRWHALLHDIGKKDTARWKPEGWYSFYGHEQVGARLIPRIARDLRLPNHLRDELVVTTALHMVPVFTKPTPAAIRKFQAQAGPYLPALQALYQADGAERRPKESWKFFEPQPVPVKPVLLGRHLIERGHKPGKDFSRMLQAAHNWQLETGETDIEKLYQVALKARAKEG; this is encoded by the coding sequence ATGGATCCCAAGCAGGTCATGCAGAAACTCTCTTTCCTACCCGACCTGCACATGGTGGGCGGTGCGGTGCGTGATATTTTGCTAGGGCTGAAGCCCGAAGACCTGGACTTTGCTACCTCGGCGCCCCCGGAAGAGGTTATGCGCCAGGCCAAAGCCCACGGCCTCGCGGCCATCCCCACCGGCGTGGAACACGGTACCGTGACGGTTCTGATCGACCACCACCCCTACGAGGTCACCACCTTTCGCCGCGATGTGGAGACCTTCGGGCGCAAGGCCAGGGTGGCTTGGGGCCAGAGCATCGAGGAAGACCTGGCCCGGCGCGATTTCACCATTGGGGCTATAGCCATGAACCTCGAGGGGCAAGTAATTGACCCCTACGGCGGCCAGCGGGATATCGAGGCAAAAGTATTGCGGGCAGTCGGCGACCCGGCCCAGCGCTTCCGCGAGGATTACCTGCGGGTGATCCGGGCAGGCCGGTTTGCCTCGCGCTACGGTTTCGAGATCGAGCCCAAAACCCTGCAAGCCGCGCGGGAAGCAGCCCCAGAGGTGCTCTCGCACGTGGCCATCGAGCGCGTCACCGCCGAGTTCAACAAGGCCTTCCAGAATGGCATCCCCAGCCGCTTTGTACGCTACTTGTACGACCTAGAAATCTTGCAACGGCTCATCCCCGAATTTGAAGACACCCACCTACTGCTGCAAAACCCCCGCTGGCACCCCGAAGGCGACGTGCTAACCCACGTGCTTCAGGTGGTGGATCGGGCTCCGCCCCCCATCCGCTGGCACGCTCTGCTCCACGACATCGGTAAAAAAGACACCGCCCGCTGGAAACCCGAAGGCTGGTATAGCTTTTATGGCCACGAACAGGTGGGGGCCCGGCTTATTCCGCGTATCGCCCGCGACCTGCGCTTGCCCAACCACCTGCGCGACGAACTGGTGGTCACTACCGCCTTGCACATGGTGCCGGTCTTTACCAAGCCCACCCCGGCAGCCATCCGCAAGTTCCAGGCCCAGGCCGGGCCCTATCTGCCGGCTTTGCAAGCCCTGTACCAGGCCGATGGGGCCGAGCGTCGTCCCAAGGAGTCCTGGAAGTTTTTTGAGCCCCAGCCGGTGCCGGTGAAGCCAGTTTTGCTGGGGCGCCACCTGATCGAACGGGGGCACAAGCCGGGAAAGGATTTTAGCCGGATGCTCCAGGCGGCCCACAACTGGCAACTAGAAACCGGCGAGACCGACATTGAAAAGCTTTATCAGGTTGCTTTGAAGGCTCGGGCAAAGGAAGGTTAA
- a CDS encoding alanyl-tRNA editing protein: MRRYWEQPYTSEFEARVVRAWSEGEKHYAVLDQTLFYPTSGGQACDTGSLGGVAVLEVLEDAKVTGNIVHRLEGPLVEGQSVVGKLDWARRYRHMQRHTAEHILGQAFLRAAGWNVVAVNMGSPVCTMDFDGEPAEETVRQAEALANWAVYANTPVHTYFIDHTEAEAHGLRRSPKVTGTIRVVEIEHWDKVACGGLHVAHTGEAGPIKITKFERYKGGTRIYFVAGWEALELFDQEHRLLVRLGEKFSAGMLELEKPLENLRSEWQRVRAENAALKDELAERFMRELLTEFPGLTIGAQVPGAVLDIVGKRLAEWPGVLALLLAQAGDKARYVLLKHPSRPEDLQALWDAVLKPLGARGGGALVKLGVLPLSALHPALEGFQQYLASRS, translated from the coding sequence GTGCGACGCTATTGGGAACAACCCTACACCAGCGAGTTCGAGGCCCGGGTAGTACGGGCCTGGAGCGAGGGTGAAAAGCACTATGCGGTGCTGGATCAGACCCTCTTTTACCCCACCTCGGGGGGCCAGGCCTGCGATACCGGCAGCCTGGGTGGGGTGGCGGTGTTGGAGGTGCTCGAGGATGCCAAAGTTACTGGCAACATCGTCCACCGCCTGGAAGGCCCCCTTGTCGAAGGGCAAAGCGTCGTGGGAAAGCTCGACTGGGCACGCCGCTACCGACACATGCAGCGCCACACCGCCGAGCACATACTGGGGCAGGCTTTTTTGCGGGCCGCAGGCTGGAATGTGGTGGCGGTCAACATGGGCAGCCCGGTATGCACCATGGACTTCGATGGCGAACCCGCCGAGGAAACCGTCCGCCAGGCCGAGGCCTTGGCCAACTGGGCGGTGTACGCCAACACCCCGGTACACACCTACTTTATCGACCACACCGAGGCCGAGGCCCACGGCCTGCGCCGTTCGCCCAAGGTTACGGGCACCATCCGGGTGGTGGAGATCGAGCACTGGGACAAGGTAGCCTGCGGGGGCCTGCACGTGGCCCATACCGGCGAGGCCGGCCCCATCAAGATCACCAAGTTCGAGCGCTACAAGGGCGGTACGCGCATCTACTTTGTGGCGGGTTGGGAGGCCCTGGAGCTTTTCGACCAGGAACACCGCCTGCTCGTGCGCCTGGGCGAGAAGTTTAGCGCGGGGATGCTGGAGCTGGAAAAGCCCCTCGAGAACCTGCGCAGCGAGTGGCAGCGGGTACGGGCCGAAAACGCCGCCCTCAAAGACGAGCTGGCCGAGCGCTTCATGCGCGAACTGCTCACCGAGTTCCCTGGCCTGACCATCGGGGCCCAGGTTCCGGGCGCCGTGCTGGACATAGTGGGCAAGCGGCTGGCCGAGTGGCCGGGGGTGCTGGCCCTGCTCCTTGCCCAGGCCGGGGACAAAGCCCGCTACGTGCTGCTCAAGCACCCGAGCCGCCCCGAAGACTTACAGGCCCTCTGGGACGCCGTACTGAAGCCGCTGGGTGCCAGAGGCGGGGGGGCTTTGGTCAAGCTGGGGGTGCTGCCCCTGTCGGCCCTACACCCTGCCCTGGAAGGCTTCCAGCAATACCTGGCTAGCCGTTCTTGA
- a CDS encoding MMPL family transporter has product MFARLARFVTRYPLQVILVWVLVVLLAIPAARMAPGRLAANASDVRHSEAQKVTQIYTEQFAQPSVDRTVLVSESSLPESDPRFRAIYNQLIARIEHLEGVIRLSRYDAPSPLQQQSPDGKITATLLDTRLENGEAVIEALRREAKAAQTPEIRFYVTGATAVTKDFLHLLEADVKRSELMALPLTGLVLLLAFGALVATGLPLMVGVVAITTGLACLFFLTYLGEVSSFALSVITMLSLGAGIDYALLMVNRFREELASGRPAQAAAAITTQTAGRTVASSGLVVAIAMGAMLVPDLTFIRSMGVGGVMSITLTVLASITLLPAILSMLGERVNAPRRFAFKPTSSGRVSPFWGRWARGVMQRPWTWALGVTGLLLALAWPATQMKLGYTGAFGLGPNVESRKGLELIRQMELGGALDAFEILLDLGEEGFTPEHRARWRDLEQRLSAWPEVRLVVSPFLAGRLSGQGGFAELVGLSNQYVSQNRRYLRLTVIPRDAVQAPRIPEWYTRLKQEAQNAGFERVLLGGAPVGSMEFTQALVGAMPLSIGTVFVATFLLLAVAFRSLLIPLKSILMNTLTVGAAYGLITLIFQEGLGAGLVGAPTDVGGIDSSLPILLFAVIFGLSMDYEIFLLSRVQEAHLAGLDTPQAVRYALERTAGVITSAALIMIIVFSAFVFGQVVANKTIGLGLAVAVLLDATLVRLVLVPAVLVLAGRWNWWLPEPLRRIMPKMSLES; this is encoded by the coding sequence ATGTTTGCCCGCCTGGCCCGCTTCGTGACGCGATATCCGCTACAGGTTATTTTGGTTTGGGTCTTGGTGGTGTTGCTAGCCATTCCGGCGGCTCGCATGGCCCCAGGGCGCCTGGCGGCCAACGCGAGTGATGTGAGGCACAGCGAGGCCCAAAAGGTCACGCAAATCTACACCGAACAGTTTGCCCAACCGTCGGTAGACCGCACGGTGCTGGTGAGCGAGTCCAGCTTGCCCGAGAGCGACCCTCGGTTTCGGGCGATCTACAACCAGCTCATCGCCCGAATCGAGCACCTCGAGGGGGTCATCCGGCTCAGCCGCTACGACGCACCCAGCCCCTTACAACAACAAAGCCCCGACGGCAAGATTACCGCCACCTTGCTGGACACCCGCCTCGAGAACGGTGAGGCCGTAATCGAGGCTCTGCGACGCGAGGCCAAAGCAGCCCAGACCCCCGAGATTCGCTTTTACGTGACCGGGGCCACTGCCGTCACCAAAGACTTTTTGCACCTGTTGGAAGCCGATGTCAAACGCAGCGAACTGATGGCCCTGCCCCTCACCGGGCTGGTCTTGTTGCTGGCCTTTGGGGCGCTGGTGGCCACCGGGCTGCCCCTGATGGTGGGGGTGGTGGCCATCACCACCGGCCTGGCCTGCTTGTTTTTCCTCACGTATTTGGGCGAAGTGAGCAGCTTTGCCCTTTCGGTGATCACCATGCTTTCGCTGGGGGCCGGAATTGACTACGCCTTGCTGATGGTCAATCGCTTCCGCGAAGAGCTGGCCTCGGGGCGACCGGCGCAGGCGGCGGCCGCCATCACCACCCAGACCGCGGGGCGGACGGTGGCCTCGAGCGGATTGGTGGTGGCCATCGCCATGGGGGCCATGCTGGTGCCCGACCTGACCTTCATCCGTTCGATGGGGGTGGGCGGGGTGATGTCCATTACCCTGACCGTGCTGGCCTCGATTACCCTGCTCCCGGCCATCCTCTCGATGCTGGGCGAGCGGGTGAACGCCCCTCGTCGCTTCGCCTTCAAGCCCACCAGCAGCGGGCGGGTGAGCCCCTTCTGGGGCCGCTGGGCCCGGGGGGTGATGCAGCGTCCCTGGACGTGGGCCTTGGGGGTGACGGGGCTGCTTCTGGCCCTGGCCTGGCCGGCCACCCAGATGAAGTTGGGCTACACCGGGGCTTTTGGACTGGGCCCGAATGTGGAGTCGCGCAAGGGCCTCGAGCTCATCCGACAGATGGAGCTGGGGGGTGCCCTGGACGCCTTTGAAATCCTCTTAGACCTGGGCGAAGAAGGCTTCACCCCCGAGCACCGCGCCCGCTGGCGCGACCTCGAGCAGCGCCTTTCGGCCTGGCCCGAGGTGCGGCTGGTGGTCTCGCCTTTTCTGGCCGGGCGGCTTTCGGGCCAGGGCGGGTTTGCCGAACTGGTGGGCCTTTCCAACCAGTATGTGAGCCAGAACCGCCGCTACCTGCGCCTAACGGTGATTCCCCGCGATGCCGTGCAGGCCCCCCGGATCCCCGAGTGGTACACAAGGCTCAAACAGGAAGCCCAGAACGCGGGCTTTGAACGGGTGCTGCTGGGCGGGGCGCCGGTGGGCTCCATGGAGTTTACCCAGGCTTTGGTGGGGGCCATGCCGCTGTCCATCGGGACAGTTTTTGTGGCCACTTTTCTGCTGCTGGCCGTGGCCTTCCGCAGCCTCTTGATTCCCCTCAAGTCCATCCTGATGAACACCCTCACGGTGGGGGCGGCCTATGGCCTGATCACCCTGATCTTCCAGGAGGGCCTGGGCGCCGGACTGGTGGGAGCGCCTACCGATGTGGGCGGCATCGATAGCTCGCTGCCCATCCTGCTCTTTGCGGTGATTTTTGGGCTTTCGATGGACTACGAAATCTTTTTGCTCTCCCGCGTGCAGGAAGCCCATCTGGCCGGGCTGGATACCCCCCAGGCGGTGCGGTATGCCCTCGAGCGCACCGCCGGGGTGATTACCAGTGCGGCCCTGATTATGATTATTGTTTTCTCGGCCTTTGTGTTTGGGCAGGTGGTCGCCAACAAGACCATCGGCCTGGGTCTGGCGGTAGCGGTCTTGTTGGATGCAACCCTGGTGCGGCTGGTGCTGGTGCCCGCGGTGCTGGTACTCGCGGGCCGGTGGAACTGGTGGCTGCCGGAGCCGCTCCGCCGGATAATGCCCAAGATGAGCCTGGAATCGTAA
- a CDS encoding NUDIX hydrolase — protein MRRDLLVVAAILMDKQGRVLLVANDWSRRGRVRYTLPGGMVEAGETIPAALMREVQEETGLRVKGIQHLAYVVQVEDSRKNERTIAMAFRADYEGLLNPKDPDGHIVEARFFAAEEVAVKLDEHRPLLEPLMDYLRGERGRFYAYSSWGSEGIVV, from the coding sequence TTGCGACGTGACCTATTGGTAGTAGCAGCCATCCTGATGGACAAGCAGGGCCGGGTTCTGCTGGTTGCCAACGACTGGAGCCGCCGGGGCCGAGTGCGCTACACCCTGCCGGGGGGCATGGTCGAAGCCGGGGAGACCATCCCGGCTGCCCTCATGCGCGAGGTGCAAGAAGAAACCGGCCTCCGGGTTAAGGGAATCCAACACCTGGCTTATGTCGTTCAGGTAGAGGACTCGCGCAAAAACGAGCGCACCATCGCCATGGCTTTTCGCGCCGATTACGAGGGCTTGCTCAACCCCAAAGACCCCGACGGGCATATCGTGGAGGCCCGCTTCTTCGCTGCCGAGGAGGTCGCGGTCAAGCTCGATGAGCACCGCCCCCTGCTGGAGCCCCTGATGGACTACCTGCGGGGTGAGCGGGGCCGCTTTTATGCGTACTCGAGCTGGGGCAGCGAAGGAATCGTGGTTTGA
- the prfA gene encoding peptide chain release factor 1 gives MLEKLESLEAEYQMLERQLADPAVLTNPPEYQRISKRYAEMGHLVETIRNYKEALAHLEEARELQFDPELGEMAQADIAALEPRVQKLEAELELLLLPKDPLDEKNAIVEIRAGTGGEEAALFAAELRDMLMEYARRGGYRVELLDTSLTDLGGVSKVSFEVTGPGAYGYLKYEAGVHRVQRVPATETQGRIHTSTATVAVMPEAEEVDVQLDPADLEITVSRASGPGGQGVNTTDSAVQVLHKPTGMIVSCMESRSQIKNKEKALSILRSRLLEIKRAEEAARRREDRLAQIGAGERSEKIRTYNFPQSRVTDHRIGFTTHDLEGVLSGDLSKLHEALRKADQERQLEALSSAPKSA, from the coding sequence ATGCTAGAGAAACTTGAATCCCTGGAAGCCGAGTACCAGATGCTCGAGCGGCAACTGGCCGACCCGGCGGTGCTCACCAACCCACCCGAGTATCAGCGCATCAGCAAGCGCTATGCCGAGATGGGGCATCTGGTCGAAACCATCCGCAACTACAAAGAAGCTCTGGCCCACCTCGAGGAGGCCCGTGAGCTACAGTTCGACCCCGAGCTAGGCGAGATGGCCCAGGCCGATATTGCAGCCCTGGAGCCCCGGGTGCAAAAACTCGAGGCCGAGCTCGAGCTACTGTTGCTCCCCAAAGACCCCCTCGATGAAAAAAATGCCATCGTGGAGATTCGGGCCGGCACCGGGGGGGAGGAGGCCGCCCTCTTTGCTGCCGAGCTGCGCGACATGCTCATGGAGTATGCCCGGCGCGGGGGCTACCGGGTCGAGCTCTTGGATACCTCGCTCACCGACCTGGGAGGGGTCTCCAAGGTCTCCTTCGAGGTGACGGGGCCGGGGGCCTATGGCTACTTGAAGTACGAGGCCGGGGTACACCGCGTGCAGCGGGTGCCCGCCACCGAGACCCAGGGCCGCATCCACACCTCCACCGCAACCGTAGCGGTGATGCCCGAGGCTGAGGAGGTAGACGTACAGCTCGACCCCGCCGACCTGGAAATTACCGTCTCGAGGGCCTCCGGCCCGGGGGGCCAGGGGGTCAATACCACCGACTCGGCGGTGCAGGTTCTGCACAAGCCCACCGGCATGATTGTCTCCTGCATGGAGTCGCGCAGTCAGATCAAAAACAAGGAAAAAGCCCTCTCCATCCTGCGTTCGCGCCTGCTGGAAATCAAACGGGCCGAGGAGGCTGCCCGCCGCCGCGAGGATCGCCTGGCTCAGATTGGCGCGGGCGAGCGCTCGGAGAAAATCCGCACCTACAACTTCCCCCAGTCGCGCGTGACCGACCACCGCATCGGCTTCACCACCCACGACTTAGAAGGGGTGCTCTCGGGCGACCTGTCCAAGCTGCACGAAGCCCTGCGCAAAGCCGACCAGGAACGCCAGCTCGAGGCCCTCTCCAGCGCACCCAAGTCCGCCTAG
- a CDS encoding lysophospholipid acyltransferase family protein, which yields MAHPYAIRPQTPWQRFGVWALQMLGWTAVMAPPPGKKFVLVGYPHTSNWDFLYALLWGMASGTRFRWVGKKELFPPVLGVVMRWLGGIPVDRSKAGGDFVKQVARIFDQHDNLWVVVAAEGTRSRAPYWKSGFYYMALEAKVPIALAYIDYARKEVGIGGYFTPSGNLEADFEQIRAFYADKVGRDPSKQSPIRLKPKDEAEGSKPKADS from the coding sequence ATGGCACATCCCTATGCGATTCGGCCCCAGACGCCCTGGCAGCGTTTTGGGGTTTGGGCCTTGCAAATGCTGGGCTGGACGGCGGTGATGGCCCCACCGCCTGGTAAAAAATTTGTGCTGGTGGGCTACCCCCACACCTCCAACTGGGACTTTCTCTATGCGCTCTTGTGGGGCATGGCCTCAGGTACGCGCTTTCGGTGGGTGGGCAAGAAGGAGCTTTTTCCGCCGGTGCTGGGGGTGGTGATGCGGTGGCTGGGCGGTATCCCGGTGGATCGCTCCAAAGCGGGCGGCGACTTTGTTAAACAGGTGGCCCGTATCTTCGACCAGCACGACAACCTCTGGGTGGTGGTGGCTGCCGAGGGCACCCGTAGCCGCGCCCCCTACTGGAAAAGCGGGTTTTATTACATGGCCCTGGAGGCCAAAGTGCCCATCGCCCTGGCCTACATCGATTATGCTCGCAAAGAGGTGGGTATTGGGGGCTATTTCACCCCCAGCGGCAACCTCGAGGCCGACTTCGAGCAAATCAGGGCTTTTTACGCCGACAAGGTAGGCCGCGACCCCAGCAAACAGAGTCCCATCCGGCTAAAACCAAAAGATGAGGCCGAAGGCTCAAAGCCCAAGGCCGATAGCTGA
- a CDS encoding SDR family NAD(P)-dependent oxidoreductase: MKPKVCLVVGMGRGIGLSVARRFGREGYRLGLIARSEANLENYAGALEFDGCTVKAFPTDITRTPQLISAVRETEKQLGPIEVLVYNAYASAGSRASELSVEALEDTLKVNLYGALVAAQLVIPGMLSRHKGTILFTGGGLALNPAPDLAALSIGKASLRALVGALSKELYSEGIHVATVTIAGQIRRNTPFDPDLIAEKFWELHAQPPGRWKTEVVYQG, translated from the coding sequence ATGAAACCCAAGGTGTGTCTGGTGGTGGGCATGGGGCGGGGTATTGGGCTGAGCGTGGCCCGGCGCTTTGGTCGGGAAGGGTATCGGCTGGGCCTGATTGCCCGCAGCGAAGCCAACCTGGAAAACTATGCCGGCGCCCTCGAGTTCGATGGCTGTACGGTCAAAGCCTTTCCCACCGACATCACCCGCACCCCCCAACTGATTTCTGCGGTGCGAGAAACCGAAAAGCAGCTCGGCCCCATCGAGGTACTGGTCTACAACGCCTATGCCTCGGCGGGCAGCCGGGCTTCGGAACTCAGCGTAGAGGCCCTCGAGGACACCCTCAAGGTCAACCTGTACGGAGCGCTGGTAGCGGCCCAACTGGTGATCCCAGGCATGCTCTCGCGCCACAAAGGCACCATCCTCTTTACCGGGGGCGGCTTGGCCCTGAACCCCGCGCCGGATCTGGCCGCGCTCTCCATCGGCAAAGCCTCGCTACGCGCCCTGGTGGGTGCGCTCAGCAAAGAGCTCTACTCCGAAGGCATCCATGTGGCCACCGTGACCATTGCGGGCCAGATAAGGCGCAACACCCCCTTCGACCCCGACCTGATCGCCGAAAAGTTCTGGGAGCTGCACGCCCAGCCGCCCGGCCGGTGGAAGACCGAGGTGGTCTACCAGGGCTAA
- the der gene encoding ribosome biogenesis GTPase Der: MYRVVIVGRPNVGKSSLFNKLLGLRAAPEKYAKAGSQFAVVADVPGVTRDLKEGVVESEQGRFKLVDTGGLWSGDVWEKKIKQKVERAIQEADLVLFAVDGRSDIVTADLEVADFLRRQGKPVLLVATKIDDPKHEAYLGNFYALGFGEPVPTSAAHGRGFDELLERIWALLPVRPEESEPEVVPIRLAIVGRPNAGKSSLLNAILGEERVIVSELPGTTRDSIDVEFDYGGSKFLLVDTAGIRKRPETGVEEQAIGRAHQAILDADVVLLVVDPKELGDHELKLANEALEAGKPVIVTITKWDLIGNKEEAKRVRADLALKLSHIQHLPILYVSSVTKQNLHKLLSEAARLYELARVRFETAELNRWLSVWSTQTMLPNFKGKPLKLFFLTQPEVAPPTFVFFCNHPEFVTRAFEGFLRNRIGEDLGLREIPFRMVFRGRRDSKGGGEAS, from the coding sequence ATGTACCGAGTGGTAATTGTGGGTCGCCCCAATGTGGGCAAGTCGAGCCTGTTCAACAAGCTATTGGGGTTGCGCGCCGCACCCGAGAAGTATGCCAAGGCCGGGAGCCAGTTTGCGGTGGTGGCCGACGTGCCGGGAGTTACCCGCGACCTCAAAGAGGGCGTGGTGGAAAGCGAGCAGGGCCGCTTCAAGCTGGTGGATACCGGGGGCTTGTGGTCGGGGGATGTATGGGAAAAGAAAATTAAGCAAAAGGTGGAGCGGGCCATTCAGGAGGCCGACCTGGTGCTGTTTGCGGTGGATGGCCGCAGCGATATCGTGACGGCAGACCTCGAGGTTGCCGACTTTCTGCGCCGCCAGGGCAAACCGGTGCTGCTGGTAGCCACCAAGATAGACGACCCCAAGCACGAAGCCTATCTGGGCAACTTCTACGCCTTGGGCTTTGGCGAACCCGTCCCCACCAGTGCGGCCCATGGCCGGGGTTTCGACGAGCTCTTAGAGCGCATCTGGGCCCTGCTGCCGGTTCGCCCGGAGGAGAGCGAGCCCGAGGTGGTGCCCATCCGCCTGGCCATTGTGGGCCGCCCCAACGCAGGCAAGTCCAGCCTGCTGAATGCCATTCTGGGCGAGGAGCGGGTGATTGTCTCCGAACTACCCGGCACCACCCGCGACAGCATCGATGTAGAGTTCGACTACGGGGGTAGCAAGTTCTTGCTGGTAGACACCGCAGGCATCCGCAAGCGCCCCGAGACCGGGGTCGAGGAACAGGCCATCGGGCGTGCCCATCAGGCCATCCTGGATGCCGACGTGGTGCTGCTGGTGGTAGACCCCAAGGAACTCGGCGACCACGAGCTCAAGCTGGCCAACGAAGCTCTGGAAGCGGGCAAGCCGGTGATCGTGACCATCACCAAATGGGACTTGATTGGGAACAAGGAAGAGGCCAAGCGGGTGCGGGCCGACCTGGCCCTCAAACTGTCGCACATCCAACACCTGCCCATCCTCTACGTTTCGTCGGTTACCAAGCAGAACCTGCACAAGCTCTTGTCGGAGGCGGCCCGGCTTTATGAGCTGGCTCGAGTGCGCTTCGAGACCGCCGAACTCAACCGCTGGCTCTCGGTCTGGAGCACCCAGACCATGCTGCCCAACTTCAAGGGCAAGCCCCTCAAGCTCTTTTTCCTGACCCAGCCCGAGGTGGCTCCGCCCACCTTTGTCTTTTTTTGCAACCATCCCGAGTTCGTGACCCGGGCCTTTGAGGGCTTTTTGCGCAACCGCATCGGCGAAGACCTGGGCCTGCGCGAGATTCCCTTCCGGATGGTCTTCCGGGGCCGTAGGGATTCGAAGGGTGGGGGAGAGGCTTCCTGA
- a CDS encoding protease complex subunit PrcB family protein yields MKPWIGLTLLALAGCIPQPQAQAYQVGEIQLLFAENTERWTYFYGEPQVIRLGERSLALTRGPSASPLALAEALLVEGEALYREIGPALPRVAQTTRTFPGLQFVVRTVRNVQSAWLFDGGWSRLGSAFASNAAQVVENRPGTPRLALLSEAENEVVLREILSRRGGRPVVVYEIEPPLEPNRYEPAPTQSRVAALAVQYGLETELTLMPPNPTPTPRILQQGSQSAYTASSPAAYLASNTSQLLTLWRLATGNQIPQPATPAVDFNLNRVVAFFWGQKPTGGYSVQYVSSQLSGNTLRVTLRLNSPAPGAILTQALTSPFVILEVPGRFERVEFVDAGGRVLASAGN; encoded by the coding sequence ATGAAACCATGGATCGGTCTGACCCTGTTGGCCCTGGCAGGCTGCATTCCCCAACCGCAGGCGCAAGCCTATCAGGTCGGCGAGATTCAGTTGCTTTTTGCCGAGAACACCGAGCGCTGGACGTATTTCTACGGTGAGCCCCAGGTTATCCGGCTGGGGGAACGCAGCCTGGCTCTGACCCGTGGCCCGTCGGCGAGTCCCCTGGCCTTAGCCGAGGCCCTGCTGGTGGAGGGTGAGGCCCTCTATCGGGAGATTGGCCCGGCCCTGCCACGCGTGGCCCAGACCACCCGCACCTTCCCCGGTTTGCAGTTCGTGGTGCGTACCGTCCGCAACGTGCAAAGCGCCTGGCTGTTCGATGGGGGCTGGTCGCGGCTGGGCAGTGCCTTTGCCAGCAACGCCGCACAGGTGGTCGAGAACCGCCCTGGCACCCCTCGTCTGGCCCTCCTCTCGGAAGCCGAAAACGAGGTGGTGTTGCGGGAAATCCTGAGCCGCCGGGGAGGACGCCCGGTAGTGGTATATGAAATTGAGCCTCCCCTAGAACCCAACCGCTATGAGCCTGCCCCCACCCAGAGCCGGGTGGCGGCGCTGGCCGTACAGTATGGCCTCGAGACGGAGCTAACCCTTATGCCCCCCAATCCTACCCCCACCCCCCGCATCCTGCAGCAAGGCAGCCAGTCCGCCTACACCGCTTCAAGCCCGGCAGCCTACCTCGCCAGCAACACCAGCCAGCTGCTAACCCTCTGGCGCCTGGCCACCGGCAACCAGATTCCCCAGCCGGCCACGCCTGCAGTGGACTTCAACCTTAATCGAGTGGTGGCCTTCTTCTGGGGCCAGAAACCCACCGGAGGCTACAGCGTACAGTATGTGAGCAGCCAGCTTTCGGGCAATACCCTGCGGGTCACGCTGCGCCTGAACAGCCCGGCGCCGGGGGCCATCCTGACCCAGGCCCTCACCAGTCCCTTCGTGATACTGGAAGTGCCGGGACGCTTTGAGCGAGTAGAGTTTGTGGACGCTGGCGGGCGGGTGCTGGCCAGCGCGGGCAATTGA